The following proteins come from a genomic window of Acipenser ruthenus chromosome 44, fAciRut3.2 maternal haplotype, whole genome shotgun sequence:
- the LOC117399066 gene encoding secretory immunoglobulin A-binding protein EsiB-like, whose amino-acid sequence MQRGRLRGGRETDYSSDSNPRSKKMRIKQQTTYWSKYEILAVLLSLLSLLYICLHSHSFHLHVTRLYAGLGHPTAQHLLGQRYLTGEGVEQDGQTAMEWFRLAADQGHPHSSYNLAVGMMRNISAARERGEVERFLSKAASQGILEAQTLLEHLRTTDWDLEPGTQEE is encoded by the exons atgcagCGAGGAAGGCTCcgtggagggagagagacagactaCAGTAGTGATTCAAACCCGAGATCAAAGAAGATGAGGATCAAACAACAAACTACATACTGGAGCAAATATGAG atACTAGCAGtactcctttctctcctctctctcctctacaTCTGTCTTCACTCTCACAGTTTTCACCTGCATGTCACCAGACTGTACGCTGGACTGGGTCACCCCACTGCCCAGCACTTACTGGGACAGAGATACCTGACTG GGGAGGGGGTGGAGCAGGACGGACAGACAGCCATGGAGTGGTTCAG aCTGGCTGCTGATCAGGGACACCCACACTCCTCCTATAACCTGGCCGTGGGGATGATGAGGAACATCAGCGCAGccagagagagagg GGAGGTGGAAAGATTCCTGTCAAAAGCAGCATCTCAAGGGATTCTAGAAGCACAGACCCTTCTAGAGCATCTTAGAACCACAGACTGGGATCTAGAACCCGGAACCCAAGAGGAGTGA
- the nfatc2ip gene encoding NFATC2-interacting protein isoform X1 has product MAEKCSESSDSDVEITEVRAPVPKRRRIIDPSTVCTVPVYSDQVSRSLLLNPAAIRHDSDVEGEGHFSWAQSQKGFPATPLKNKSQTTTLEISDSEEEPSKEPPWTRSPSPPPTPHSLKRKKGRAFKKIREVDRKLNEVGATLSPVSQNSRVRKTAVGGDGDDDDVILLTTPPSERLQSDSPRELVLKIRCRADLYRIPVKTTDPLSSAVEQLSIILKVPASRILLLRKEAELPVVATATDLGLGIADIIDCVVISEGDRQGDSAQGQEDENTITLRLQGKEKESVQLISAKRDAPLRSVLLQYRTRAGLDPQHNVRFLFDGEKVLEGASPTSLDMEDGDVIEVWL; this is encoded by the exons ATGGCGGAAAAG tgttcagAGAGCAGTGACAGTGACGTGGAGATCACCGAGGTCCGGGCTCCTGTTCCCAAGCGCCGCAGAATCATCGacccgagcaccgtgtgcacagTACCCGTGTACTCTGAccag GTGAGTAGGAGTCTTCTTCTCAACCCTGCAGCAATCAGACACGACTCAG ATGTGGAGGGGGAGGGACATTTCTCCTGGGCCCAATCACAGAAGGGCTTCCCGGCCACACCCCTAAAGAACAAGAGCCAGACAACCACTTTGGAGATCTCAGACTCAGAGGAGGAGCCTAGCAAAGAGCC GCCGTGGACTCGCtcaccctcccctccccccacTCCGCACAGCCTCAAGAGAAAGAAGGGGCGCGCCTTTAAAAAAATCAG GGAGGTGGACAGAAAACTGAATGAGGTGGGGGCCACGCTCTCTCCTGTCTCCCAGAATTCCCGGGTGCGGAAAACTGCGGTCGGCGGGGACGGCGATGACGACGATGTCATCCTGTTGACCACGCCCCCTTCTGAAAGGCTGCAATCTGATTCGCCAAGAGAGCTGGTGCTGAAAATACGCTGCAGAGCTGATCTGTACAGGATACCAGTGAAAACA acAGACCCTCTGAGCAGCGCAGTGGAACAGCTGTCAATCATACTCAAGGTCCCGGCCTCCAGGATACTGCTGCTGCGGAAGGAGGCGGAGCTTCCAGTGGTCGCCACAGCAACCGATCTGGGACTGGGCATCGCTGACATCATTG ACTGTGTTGTGATCTCGGAGGGGGACAGACAGGGGGACAGCGCACAGGGACAGGAGGACGAGAACACCATCACGCTGAGACTGCAGGGAAAGGAAAAGGAGTCTGTTCAACTCATCTCAGCCAAGAGG gacgcCCCCCTGCGCTCAGTCCTTCTGCAGTATCGCACACGCGCCGGTTTGGATCCCCAGCACAACGTGCGCTTCCTGTTTGACGGAGAGAAGGTTCTGGAGGGGGCCTCACCTACCAGCCTTGACATGGAGGATGGTGATGTCATCGAGGTGTGGCTGTGA
- the nfatc2ip gene encoding NFATC2-interacting protein isoform X2 → MCSESSDSDVEITEVRAPVPKRRRIIDPSTVCTVPVYSDQVSRSLLLNPAAIRHDSDVEGEGHFSWAQSQKGFPATPLKNKSQTTTLEISDSEEEPSKEPPWTRSPSPPPTPHSLKRKKGRAFKKIREVDRKLNEVGATLSPVSQNSRVRKTAVGGDGDDDDVILLTTPPSERLQSDSPRELVLKIRCRADLYRIPVKTTDPLSSAVEQLSIILKVPASRILLLRKEAELPVVATATDLGLGIADIIDCVVISEGDRQGDSAQGQEDENTITLRLQGKEKESVQLISAKRDAPLRSVLLQYRTRAGLDPQHNVRFLFDGEKVLEGASPTSLDMEDGDVIEVWL, encoded by the exons atg tgttcagAGAGCAGTGACAGTGACGTGGAGATCACCGAGGTCCGGGCTCCTGTTCCCAAGCGCCGCAGAATCATCGacccgagcaccgtgtgcacagTACCCGTGTACTCTGAccag GTGAGTAGGAGTCTTCTTCTCAACCCTGCAGCAATCAGACACGACTCAG ATGTGGAGGGGGAGGGACATTTCTCCTGGGCCCAATCACAGAAGGGCTTCCCGGCCACACCCCTAAAGAACAAGAGCCAGACAACCACTTTGGAGATCTCAGACTCAGAGGAGGAGCCTAGCAAAGAGCC GCCGTGGACTCGCtcaccctcccctccccccacTCCGCACAGCCTCAAGAGAAAGAAGGGGCGCGCCTTTAAAAAAATCAG GGAGGTGGACAGAAAACTGAATGAGGTGGGGGCCACGCTCTCTCCTGTCTCCCAGAATTCCCGGGTGCGGAAAACTGCGGTCGGCGGGGACGGCGATGACGACGATGTCATCCTGTTGACCACGCCCCCTTCTGAAAGGCTGCAATCTGATTCGCCAAGAGAGCTGGTGCTGAAAATACGCTGCAGAGCTGATCTGTACAGGATACCAGTGAAAACA acAGACCCTCTGAGCAGCGCAGTGGAACAGCTGTCAATCATACTCAAGGTCCCGGCCTCCAGGATACTGCTGCTGCGGAAGGAGGCGGAGCTTCCAGTGGTCGCCACAGCAACCGATCTGGGACTGGGCATCGCTGACATCATTG ACTGTGTTGTGATCTCGGAGGGGGACAGACAGGGGGACAGCGCACAGGGACAGGAGGACGAGAACACCATCACGCTGAGACTGCAGGGAAAGGAAAAGGAGTCTGTTCAACTCATCTCAGCCAAGAGG gacgcCCCCCTGCGCTCAGTCCTTCTGCAGTATCGCACACGCGCCGGTTTGGATCCCCAGCACAACGTGCGCTTCCTGTTTGACGGAGAGAAGGTTCTGGAGGGGGCCTCACCTACCAGCCTTGACATGGAGGATGGTGATGTCATCGAGGTGTGGCTGTGA